The following are encoded together in the Bacillus sp. V2I10 genome:
- a CDS encoding DUF6501 family protein gives MIHQEWLNKETIKVVTCKHTNAEKYMVNRVLTAGNTYEVKNETEEFYFVIDNNGKVSGFYKDYFEEK, from the coding sequence ATGATTCATCAAGAATGGCTGAACAAAGAGACAATTAAAGTGGTAACATGCAAACATACTAATGCAGAAAAATACATGGTAAACCGAGTTTTAACAGCCGGAAATACATATGAAGTGAAAAACGAAACAGAAGAGTTTTATTTTGTCATTGATAACAATGGAAAAGTGAGCGGGTTCTACAAGGATTATTTTGAAGAGAAGTAA
- a CDS encoding aldehyde dehydrogenase family protein — protein MSQATLKVGEKLEKFLQGKKKLFINGEFVESVSKKTFNTPNPATGETLASVYEGDKADIDLAVKAARRAFDAGPWSKMSAAERSRLMYKLADLMEANKEELAQLETLDNGKPINETTNADVPLAIEHMRYYAGWSTKIVGQTIPVSGQFFNYTRHEALGVVGQIIPWNFPLLMAMWKLGAALATGCTVVLKPAEQTPLSALYLAELIAEAGFPEGVVNIVPGFGETAGDALVMHPDVDKIAFTGSTPVGKVIMEKASKTLKRVTLELGGKSPNIILPDADLSAAVPGALTGVMFNQGQVCCAGSRVFIQKKHYDNVVADMVSHAKNIRQGAGIEPETQIGPLVSDEQQNRVLNYIQKGVEEGAEILTGGGSPSENGYFVSPTIFSAVKDEMTIAREEIFGPVIAAMPYDDLDEVINRANQSEFGLAAGLWTRDIANAHYVASKLKAGTVWVNCYNAFDAASPFGGYKQSGLGREMGSYALSNYTEVKSVWINLQR, from the coding sequence ATGAGTCAAGCTACGTTAAAAGTTGGAGAAAAGCTGGAGAAATTTCTGCAGGGAAAGAAAAAGCTATTTATCAATGGTGAATTTGTAGAGAGTGTTTCTAAAAAGACGTTTAACACTCCAAACCCTGCCACAGGCGAAACACTTGCATCCGTTTATGAAGGCGACAAGGCTGATATCGATCTTGCTGTAAAGGCTGCAAGAAGAGCATTTGATGCAGGTCCATGGTCTAAAATGAGCGCTGCTGAACGAAGCAGACTGATGTACAAGCTTGCTGATTTAATGGAAGCGAATAAAGAAGAGCTTGCTCAGCTTGAAACGCTTGATAATGGAAAACCGATTAATGAAACAACAAATGCTGATGTACCATTGGCAATTGAACATATGAGATATTATGCAGGCTGGTCAACCAAAATTGTCGGACAAACCATTCCGGTGAGCGGGCAATTTTTCAATTACACAAGACATGAAGCCCTTGGTGTAGTTGGACAGATTATTCCTTGGAACTTCCCTCTTCTAATGGCGATGTGGAAATTGGGAGCTGCACTTGCGACTGGATGTACTGTTGTGCTAAAACCGGCTGAGCAAACGCCTCTTTCCGCTTTATACTTAGCTGAGCTGATTGCAGAAGCAGGGTTCCCTGAAGGAGTAGTCAACATCGTTCCGGGCTTCGGCGAAACAGCCGGAGATGCACTTGTTATGCATCCTGATGTGGACAAAATTGCATTCACAGGTTCTACACCTGTAGGTAAAGTGATCATGGAGAAAGCATCAAAAACATTGAAGCGCGTAACACTTGAGCTTGGCGGCAAGTCGCCTAACATCATTCTTCCTGACGCAGATCTCTCTGCTGCAGTTCCGGGTGCTCTAACTGGAGTTATGTTTAACCAAGGTCAAGTATGCTGTGCAGGATCACGCGTTTTCATCCAAAAGAAGCATTATGATAACGTTGTGGCCGACATGGTTTCCCATGCAAAAAATATCCGCCAGGGTGCTGGTATTGAGCCGGAAACTCAAATCGGGCCTCTCGTATCGGATGAACAGCAAAACCGCGTTCTGAATTATATCCAAAAAGGTGTAGAAGAAGGCGCTGAAATCTTAACTGGCGGCGGATCTCCATCTGAAAACGGCTACTTCGTTTCACCTACCATTTTCTCGGCAGTTAAAGATGAAATGACCATTGCAAGAGAAGAAATTTTCGGCCCGGTTATTGCTGCCATGCCATATGATGATCTGGATGAAGTCATTAACCGTGCAAATCAAAGTGAATTTGGTCTTGCTGCAGGATTATGGACACGGGATATTGCCAATGCCCATTATGTAGCAAGCAAATTAAAAGCTGGAACCGTCTGGGTCAACTGCTACAACGCATTTGATGCTGCTTCGCCGTTCGGCGGATACAAGCAATCCGGACTTGGACGCGAAATGGGATCCTATGCATTGTCTAACTATACAGAAGTTAAGAGTGTTTGGATTAACCTTCAGCGTTAA
- a CDS encoding nucleotidyltransferase domain-containing protein, which yields MKSLLNGLIKLFKKMCKKTLSGIYLHGSLAMNGFNKEASDVDILTVVKSSIENRGETDAIKSAQVIEIRVAG from the coding sequence ATGAAATCATTGTTGAACGGGCTTATTAAGCTTTTTAAAAAAATGTGCAAAAAGACCTTATCTGGAATCTATCTTCATGGATCTCTTGCGATGAATGGATTCAATAAAGAGGCAAGCGATGTGGATATTCTGACTGTAGTGAAGAGTTCAATCGAAAATAGAGGAGAAACGGATGCTATTAAATCGGCTCAAGTCATTGAAATCCGAGTGGCCGGCTAA
- a CDS encoding aminoglycoside adenylyltransferase domain-containing protein, with translation MSKKEGEEWGLENLPEPHRAAVDFYLKSYTKKQSDPLLKPSNQDMIMFAAFMERAINGSGIPELDKVPVFFLDR, from the coding sequence ATGTCAAAAAAAGAGGGAGAAGAATGGGGTCTAGAGAATCTTCCTGAACCGCATCGCGCCGCAGTTGATTTTTATTTGAAATCGTATACTAAGAAGCAGTCAGATCCATTGCTGAAACCGTCCAATCAGGATATGATCATGTTTGCTGCGTTTATGGAAAGAGCGATAAATGGGTCAGGCATCCCTGAATTAGACAAGGTGCCTGTTTTTTTCTTGGATAGATAG
- a CDS encoding GRP family sugar transporter yields the protein MGILLALIPAVAWGSLVLVSVKLGGNAYSQTLGITIGAFLFSLVMFFFSNPDLTPLVWSIGIVSGIFWTVGQLNQLASVKHIGVSKTVPISTGMQLMGTTLFGVLLFKEWDTKMTVMLGIIAILFIIGGVVFTSIGQKDDKDAGKSLKKGLLILFISSLGYIGYVIIIRYFEIDGWAAILPQAIGMVAAAAALTARQKPFNKFALRNILTGLLWAAGNLGLLLSLQKIGVATSFSLSQTGIIISTLGGIFLLGEKKTKKQIIFVIIGCVLIIAGGVLLGYTKR from the coding sequence ATCGGTATACTTCTTGCATTAATTCCTGCTGTTGCCTGGGGAAGCCTTGTGCTTGTCAGTGTAAAGCTTGGAGGAAATGCTTACAGTCAGACACTCGGCATAACCATTGGAGCATTTTTATTCTCCCTTGTCATGTTCTTTTTTTCAAACCCTGATTTAACCCCTCTCGTCTGGTCAATCGGGATTGTATCAGGTATCTTCTGGACCGTTGGACAATTAAATCAGCTTGCAAGCGTCAAGCATATCGGCGTTTCTAAAACAGTGCCTATTTCAACGGGTATGCAGCTGATGGGCACAACTTTATTCGGTGTTCTTCTATTTAAAGAATGGGATACGAAAATGACGGTCATGCTTGGAATCATCGCCATTCTATTCATTATTGGCGGTGTTGTTTTTACTTCAATCGGGCAAAAAGACGATAAAGATGCAGGCAAAAGCCTCAAAAAAGGATTACTGATTTTATTTATTTCTTCATTAGGGTACATAGGATATGTCATTATCATCAGATATTTTGAAATTGACGGCTGGGCAGCCATTTTGCCTCAGGCAATCGGGATGGTTGCAGCTGCTGCAGCTTTAACAGCGAGACAAAAGCCTTTTAATAAATTTGCACTTCGCAATATCTTAACAGGGTTATTGTGGGCAGCCGGAAATTTGGGACTGCTTCTCTCTCTTCAGAAAATAGGAGTTGCGACAAGCTTCTCTCTTTCACAAACCGGAATCATCATTTCGACACTTGGCGGAATTTTTCTGCTTGGGGAAAAGAAAACGAAAAAACAAATTATTTTTGTCATAATCGGCTGTGTGTTGATTATCGCAGGCGGAGTCTTACTCGGTTATACAAAACGTTAG
- a CDS encoding glucose-1-dehydrogenase, producing the protein MYPSLKGKVVAVTGASSGLGKAIAQRFAEEGAKVVVNYLTEDDKPELVIDEIKTKGGEASKIQGDVSQEHDVKRIVQFAVETYGTLDVMVNNAGIQAEIPTEELSLDNWNKVIQTNLTGAFLGSREAIKHMLDHNIKGCVINMSSVHQQIPWPHFAHYAASKGGIKLLTETLALEYASSGIRVNNIAPGAIDTPINAEKFADPEAKKDVIDLIPMGYIGKPEEIAACVAWLASSEASYVTGITLYADGGMTKYPSFQAGKG; encoded by the coding sequence ATGTATCCAAGTTTAAAAGGGAAAGTAGTGGCTGTTACAGGGGCTTCTTCAGGTCTTGGAAAAGCCATTGCACAGCGCTTTGCTGAAGAAGGTGCAAAGGTAGTGGTCAATTATTTAACAGAGGATGACAAACCGGAACTGGTCATTGATGAAATAAAAACAAAAGGCGGAGAGGCTTCTAAAATACAGGGAGATGTTTCACAAGAGCACGATGTAAAGAGGATCGTTCAGTTTGCCGTTGAAACCTACGGGACGCTTGATGTGATGGTGAACAACGCAGGTATTCAAGCGGAAATCCCGACTGAGGAGCTTTCACTGGATAACTGGAATAAAGTCATTCAGACCAATTTAACCGGTGCTTTTCTGGGCAGCAGGGAAGCGATCAAGCATATGCTGGACCACAATATTAAAGGGTGTGTGATTAACATGTCATCTGTCCATCAGCAGATTCCCTGGCCTCACTTCGCCCATTATGCTGCAAGCAAAGGCGGAATCAAGCTGCTGACTGAAACGCTGGCACTCGAGTACGCTTCTTCCGGGATTCGCGTAAATAATATTGCACCTGGAGCCATTGATACTCCAATCAATGCAGAGAAGTTTGCAGATCCTGAAGCAAAAAAAGATGTCATTGATCTTATCCCGATGGGGTATATCGGAAAGCCTGAAGAGATTGCTGCCTGCGTAGCATGGCTTGCATCATCAGAGGCAAGCTACGTAACGGGAATTACCCTGTATGCAGATGGCGGAATGACGAAATATCCAAGCTTTCAGGCTGGTAAAGGCTAA
- a CDS encoding YhcN/YlaJ family sporulation lipoprotein, whose translation MQKRKLLTGAGIALSLMISAGCGMDNNARENDNIMNNELKNVTYDEQTNERNRMDIADDAAKKVADLEEIKYANVIVTNNNAYAAVVLEGDPKGKLSNEVKDKAADQIRSTDRDINNVYVSENPDFFDRTKDYGDKIRSGEPVTGLADEFNEMINRVFPQAK comes from the coding sequence ATGCAAAAAAGAAAGCTGTTAACTGGAGCGGGCATTGCCCTTTCCCTCATGATAAGTGCAGGATGCGGAATGGATAACAATGCCCGTGAAAATGATAATATCATGAACAATGAGCTGAAAAATGTCACCTATGATGAACAAACAAATGAGCGGAACCGAATGGATATAGCGGACGATGCCGCAAAAAAAGTGGCTGATTTAGAGGAAATAAAATATGCCAACGTCATCGTAACAAACAATAATGCGTATGCAGCCGTGGTGCTGGAAGGAGATCCTAAAGGGAAGCTTTCAAATGAAGTGAAGGATAAGGCAGCTGATCAAATCAGATCAACAGACCGGGATATTAACAACGTATACGTCTCTGAAAACCCGGACTTTTTTGATCGTACGAAAGATTATGGGGATAAAATCCGCAGCGGAGAGCCGGTTACCGGACTTGCAGATGAATTTAACGAAATGATTAACCGTGTTTTTCCGCAAGCGAAATAG